A stretch of the Uranotaenia lowii strain MFRU-FL chromosome 3, ASM2978415v1, whole genome shotgun sequence genome encodes the following:
- the LOC129757449 gene encoding cuticle protein 16.5-like, which translates to MYTKVLICLAATFLSSASAGVVPVAAPLAAAGVVAPYATSYNAHTVNHNIAAPYVAAAPVAARYVAAPLAAAPLAAAPFAAAAARYVAGPAALTAAAPAFAPAAYAPAYAAAYSAAPYTAAAAYPYLF; encoded by the exons ATGTACACCAAAGTATTG ATCTGCCTGGCCGCTACCTTCCTGAGCTCTGCGTCAGCCGGAGTAGTTCCAGTGGCTGCCCCACTGGCCGCAGCAGGAGTTGTTGCGCCTTACGCCACCTCCTATAACGCCCACACCGTGAACCACAACATTGCGGCTCCATATGTGGCTGCCGCTCCAGTGGCCGCTCGATATGTCGCTGCTCCTTTGGCCGCTGCTCCCTTGGCCGCTGCACCTTTCGCCGCCGCCGCCGCTCGCTATGTTGCTGGTCCAGCTGCGCTGACCGCTGCTGCTCCAGCCTTTGCCCCAGCTGCCTACGCTCCAGCTTATGCTGCCGCCTACAGCGCCGCTCCCTACACTGCTGCCGCAGCCTATCCCTATCTGTTCTAA